The genome window AGCTTTGCTAACTTCTACCAGCAATACGCCCAGCAGCTTCGGGCCTACAACGCCCTGGATTTTGACGATTTAATTATGGTGCCAACCCTGCTGTTTGCTTCCAATGAGCAAGTGCGGCAGAAGTGGCAACAAAAAATCCAGTACTTGTTGGTGGACGAATATCAGGATACCAATACCAGTCAGTATGAACTGGTGAAATGGCTGGTCGGTGAGCGTCAGCGCTTTACTGTGGTTGGAGACGATGACCAGTCAATTTATTCCTGGCGGGGTGCCAAACCACAAAATCTGGTGCTCTTGGGTAAAGATTTTCCGAACTTAAAAGTCATTAAGCTGGAGCAAAACTACCGGTCGGCCGAACGTATTCTGAAAGCGGCCAATATTCTGATCGCCAATAACCCACACGAATACGATAAACGACTCTTCAGCGAACTGGGGTATGGCGTGCCTTTACGGGTATTACCTACCCGTAATGAAGAAGATGAAGCCGAAAAAGTGGTGGCCGAAATCATTTCGCACCGCTTTATTAACCGCACTCAGTATAAAGAGTATGCGCTGCTGTATCGCGGCAACCATCAGGCACGGGTATTTGAAAAAGCGTTGATCACCAACAGAATTCCCTACAAAGTGTCAGGTGGCACTTCGTTTTTTTCCCGTGCTGAAATTAAAGACATCATGGCGTATTTACGGTTACTGGTGAATCAGGACGATGACAATGCGTTTTTGCGTATTATCAACACGCCAAAACGTGAAATAGGCGCTGCTACGCTGGAAAGAGTGGGCAGCTTGGCCAACGAAAAACATATCAGCTTATTTGCCGCCTGTTTTGAACCTGAACTGGCAGAACGTTTGCCGGCACGTGGTCTGCAGGCGGTACAGAACTTTGCCAACTGGATTAATCATGTCGCGGACAACGCACTACGAGCTGATCCGAAGGAAGCAGTAAAAGATCTGATCCGGCAAAGCCAGTACGAAGCCTGGTTATTTGAAAGCAGCGCCAGCCCAAAAGCGGCTGAAATGGCACTGAAGAATATCAATGAGCTGTATCGCTGGATCAGTGAAATGCTCGAAGGCAAAGACGATGAGGAGCCACTAAGTTTAAACGAAGTGGTCACTAAACTGACCTTGCGGGACATGATGGAGCGTCAGGAGCAGGAAGATGATGCCGATCAGGTGCAACTGCTGACTTTACACGCCTCTAAAGGTTTGGAATTTCCTTACGTCTTTATGGTCGGCATGGAAGAAGGTTTGTTGCCGCATCAAAGCAGCATAGATGAAGACAATGTAGAGGAAGAGCGCCGTTTGGCTTATGTAGGTATTACCAGAGCACAACGTGAGTTAATTTTTACTTATGCCCGCGAGCGTCGTCAGTATGGTGAAATCATCAAACCTGAACCAAGCCGGTTTTTATACGAATTGCCTGCTGATGATTTGGAATGGAGCAAAGCTGCACCAGTCAAAACTGAACAGCAACGACAGGAAACAGGCCTGGCGCATATTGACCGATTACGCCAGCTGTTGAAAAAGCCCTGATTGGGTTTCGCTCACCGGGCTGCTATCGGCAAAATAGCAGCATCCCAGCTGAGTCAGGTAAGTACGGCTTTCGTCATTTTCAGCCACAGCAGCGACCAGACGGTATTTGTGGGTTTGCGCCAGACTCAACAGTACTTGCAGCAGCTGTTTACGCTGATCACTGCGCTGTAAACTGCGGCTAAAGGCTGTGTCTAACACAACAAAATCAAATGGATACTGTACCAGTAAACCCAAAGCAGCCACTTCGGCAGCAAACTGATCCAACCACAATCGAATACCAAGCCGCTTTAACTGATGTAAATTTGCCAGTTGAGTGGTGGTTAAACGCAACAAATCCGCTTCGTTAAACCCAATACACAACTGATGTAAAGGCAAGACCGAATGGCGTAATACATTACAGAGCTTATCAAACAGTAAGGTATTATTCAGATG of Rheinheimera sp. MM224 contains these proteins:
- the rep gene encoding DNA helicase Rep; translation: MMKLNSQQNDAVHYISGPCLVLAGAGSGKTRVITNKIAYLIQQCDVPAKHIAAVTFTNKAAREMKERIKHQLARPLLRGLTVSTFHTLGLEILKKEYRAIGYKPNFTLFDDQDSMALLKELTDAELQGDKDLLKALQSKISSWKNDLTLPGQALARATDAQSISFANFYQQYAQQLRAYNALDFDDLIMVPTLLFASNEQVRQKWQQKIQYLLVDEYQDTNTSQYELVKWLVGERQRFTVVGDDDQSIYSWRGAKPQNLVLLGKDFPNLKVIKLEQNYRSAERILKAANILIANNPHEYDKRLFSELGYGVPLRVLPTRNEEDEAEKVVAEIISHRFINRTQYKEYALLYRGNHQARVFEKALITNRIPYKVSGGTSFFSRAEIKDIMAYLRLLVNQDDDNAFLRIINTPKREIGAATLERVGSLANEKHISLFAACFEPELAERLPARGLQAVQNFANWINHVADNALRADPKEAVKDLIRQSQYEAWLFESSASPKAAEMALKNINELYRWISEMLEGKDDEEPLSLNEVVTKLTLRDMMERQEQEDDADQVQLLTLHASKGLEFPYVFMVGMEEGLLPHQSSIDEDNVEEERRLAYVGITRAQRELIFTYARERRQYGEIIKPEPSRFLYELPADDLEWSKAAPVKTEQQRQETGLAHIDRLRQLLKKP